In Deinococcus sonorensis KR-87, a single window of DNA contains:
- a CDS encoding transposase, with product MGVLLDALTETCAPVNEMRRLALDFRQLFRDGNAQRLDWWLAQATSCGLPDIQTLATSLNRERDALLAAITLPWSNGPTEGVVKRSSSSSVRCTGADRLRRSANVPCSQADPLHGISGRTAKPG from the coding sequence GTGGGTGTGCTCCTGGACGCGCTGACGGAGACGTGTGCGCCTGTGAACGAAATGCGTCGCTTGGCCCTGGACTTCCGTCAGCTGTTCCGGGATGGGAATGCTCAGCGTCTGGACTGGTGGTTGGCGCAAGCCACTTCTTGTGGCTTGCCCGACATCCAAACGCTGGCGACCAGCCTGAACAGGGAGCGAGACGCCCTACTGGCCGCGATCACCTTACCCTGGAGCAACGGGCCGACCGAAGGCGTGGTGAAAAGATCAAGCTCATCAAGCGTCAGATGTACGGGCGCGGATCGTTTGAGACGCTCCGCCAACGTGCCCTGCTCGCAAGCTGACCCACTGCACGGAATCAGCGGAAGAACCGCAAAACCGGGTTAA
- a CDS encoding phosphotransferase enzyme family protein gives MPDAHQTVATAPLPHLPAAFSVLDPVVLAAHLETHYGLTGPVSCEFLAGGVNDTYLARTTTGPVVYRLYRRHWRTAPEVAWEIALLAHLRRHGVAVSVALPDRTGADQQWVSVAEGSRLGALFSFAPGRELHWKEERDVRCFGASVATLHDAMDAFDDPGGRFHLDLEHLIDTPLATVLPFLADRPDDAAYLAALGARTRARLEDLAAHGLTEGTCHGDLHGGNVHVADEVCTHFDFDCGGRGWRAYDVAVFWWSLSLGNKPDSLWEAFLDGYGRARLTPADWSAVPWFVVARCVWLLGLHAGLRPRVGAAYFSGQGYWEHLLNFLRTWETERLADPGVEQPLPSS, from the coding sequence ATGCCAGACGCCCATCAGACCGTCGCGACCGCCCCGCTCCCCCACCTGCCCGCAGCATTCTCGGTTCTCGACCCGGTGGTCCTGGCCGCTCACCTGGAGACGCACTACGGCTTAACGGGACCGGTGTCGTGTGAGTTCCTGGCGGGCGGGGTGAACGATACCTACCTCGCTCGCACGACCACCGGACCGGTGGTGTACCGCTTGTATCGACGTCACTGGCGGACGGCCCCGGAGGTGGCGTGGGAGATCGCGTTACTGGCGCACCTTCGCCGTCATGGTGTGGCGGTGAGCGTCGCCCTGCCGGACCGAACCGGGGCGGATCAGCAGTGGGTGAGCGTGGCCGAGGGATCCAGGCTCGGGGCCCTGTTCAGCTTCGCCCCCGGCCGCGAACTCCATTGGAAAGAGGAGCGCGACGTGCGGTGCTTCGGCGCATCCGTGGCCACCCTGCACGACGCCATGGATGCCTTTGACGATCCTGGAGGACGATTCCACCTGGACCTGGAGCACCTCATTGATACCCCGCTCGCGACGGTGCTGCCGTTTCTGGCCGACCGACCGGACGACGCGGCGTATCTCGCGGCCTTAGGCGCCCGGACCCGCGCTCGGCTGGAGGACCTGGCCGCGCACGGCTTGACCGAAGGAACCTGCCACGGTGACCTCCACGGCGGCAACGTGCATGTCGCGGATGAGGTCTGCACGCATTTCGATTTCGATTGCGGGGGGCGGGGCTGGCGCGCGTACGATGTCGCCGTGTTCTGGTGGAGTCTAAGCCTGGGGAACAAGCCCGACAGCCTCTGGGAGGCGTTTCTCGACGGCTATGGGCGCGCTCGGCTCACGCCCGCGGATTGGTCGGCTGTGCCGTGGTTCGTGGTGGCGCGGTGTGTGTGGCTGCTCGGCCTTCATGCGGGGTTACGGCCCCGGGTCGGGGCGGCCTACTTTTCCGGGCAGGGGTACTGGGAACACCTCCTGAACTTCTTGCGCACCTGGGAGACGGAACGGCTCGCGGACCCTGGGGTCGAGCAACCGCTGCCTTCCAGCTAG
- a CDS encoding IS6 family transposase → MSGQKFPGYRFPLPIIGYAVWLYHRFTLSYRDVEELLLERGIAVTRESIRTWCIKFSDLFAQGLRHREPRRGSRWQLDEMCVDVGGVNHWLWRAVDEHGAVLDVFLQQRRDTEAARSFFCRLLREYDVPEVIHTDKLWSYGAALRALPVLHAVEHVQVVSTARCNNLIEQSHRATRRQERQQRGFRSRKRAQTFLDLHARIMNLHHLARSTVPARHRRHYQKVAFRTWQETMWQAA, encoded by the coding sequence CTGAGCGGTCAGAAGTTCCCTGGGTATCGGTTCCCCCTCCCGATCATTGGTTACGCGGTTTGGCTCTATCACCGCTTCACCCTGAGTTACCGGGATGTCGAAGAACTCCTGCTGGAACGGGGTATTGCCGTGACGCGTGAGTCCATTCGGACGTGGTGCATCAAGTTCAGTGACCTCTTCGCGCAGGGCCTCCGCCACCGAGAACCCCGACGGGGTTCTCGGTGGCAGCTCGACGAGATGTGTGTGGACGTCGGCGGGGTCAACCACTGGTTGTGGCGGGCCGTGGATGAACACGGAGCCGTATTGGACGTCTTCCTTCAGCAACGCCGTGACACCGAGGCCGCCAGATCGTTTTTCTGCCGACTGCTGAGGGAATATGACGTACCGGAGGTCATTCACACTGACAAGCTCTGGAGCTATGGGGCAGCGCTGCGGGCACTCCCCGTGCTCCATGCCGTGGAGCATGTTCAGGTCGTCTCGACCGCCCGTTGCAACAACCTGATTGAGCAGTCCCATCGCGCCACACGGCGCCAGGAACGGCAACAGCGAGGGTTCAGATCACGAAAACGAGCACAGACCTTCCTCGACCTGCACGCCCGAATCATGAATCTCCACCACCTTGCCCGCTCCACCGTTCCCGCTCGCCACCGTCGTCATTACCAGAAGGTCGCCTTCAGGACGTGGCAAGAGACCATGTGGCAGGCGGCCTAA
- the nucS gene encoding endonuclease NucS codes for MIREQLLQPDAAELAAFLNRHTRACACLVQVAAHAEVTYHGRAASTAEAGSYLLLIKCDGSVQIHHPRGIKPMNWQPKTDHISAAVEDGFCVLTASRRSPAETVRVVLLDVSLAQALEIREEAGFLLAGSEAQLQATLSRHPELIEPGLKVLDRELLTSVGDLDLYAQDQQGRFVVVELKRAKATQEAVHQLSRYVDAVRAQLGEKATVRGILAAPDISTPAAMTLERLGLEFKAVQALPSAQETAAQPQLF; via the coding sequence GTGATCCGCGAGCAGCTGCTGCAGCCGGACGCGGCTGAGCTGGCGGCGTTCCTGAACCGCCACACCCGCGCGTGCGCGTGCCTGGTGCAGGTCGCGGCGCATGCTGAGGTCACCTACCACGGCCGGGCGGCCAGCACCGCCGAGGCGGGCTCGTACCTGCTGCTGATCAAGTGCGACGGCAGCGTGCAGATCCACCACCCTCGGGGAATCAAGCCGATGAACTGGCAGCCCAAGACCGACCACATCAGCGCCGCGGTCGAGGACGGCTTCTGCGTGCTGACCGCCAGTCGGCGCAGCCCGGCGGAGACGGTGCGGGTGGTGCTGCTGGACGTGTCGCTGGCACAGGCGTTGGAGATCCGCGAGGAAGCCGGCTTCCTGCTGGCGGGCAGTGAAGCGCAGCTGCAGGCGACCTTGAGTCGGCATCCGGAGTTGATCGAGCCGGGCTTGAAGGTCCTGGACCGCGAGCTGCTCACCAGCGTGGGTGACCTGGACCTGTACGCCCAGGACCAGCAGGGCCGATTTGTGGTGGTGGAGTTGAAACGGGCAAAGGCGACGCAGGAGGCGGTGCATCAGCTCAGCCGCTACGTCGATGCGGTCCGCGCTCAGCTGGGCGAGAAAGCGACGGTCCGTGGCATCCTCGCTGCCCCGGACATCAGCACGCCCGCCGCGATGACGCTCGAGCGGCTCGGCCTGGAGTTCAAGGCCGTGCAGGCCCTGCCGAGTGCCCAGGAGACCGCCGCCCAACCCCAGCTGTTCTGA